In Pseudomonas putida, a genomic segment contains:
- a CDS encoding LysR family transcriptional regulator, with amino-acid sequence MDTLQNMRAFSCVAQLGSFTAAAAQLDTTTANVSRAVSNLEAHLQTRLLNRTTRRIALTEAGKRYLMRCEQILTYVEEAEAEASDAHARPAGQLKVHSMTGVGQHFVVDAIARYRESHPDVTFDLTMANRVPDLLDEGYDVSIVLATELPDSGFVSQRLGITYSIVCASPEYVAKHGFAHKPADLLKHACLRMVSPVIPLEKWLFDGPEGQELVNITTSPFQVNSADAMKTAIRCGMGMGVLPIYSVIDGLRDGSLVRVLPEYRLQELNLYAIYPSRQYLDAKIKTWVEYLRNSLPEILAAHEADLKTHELLIAN; translated from the coding sequence ATGGACACCCTGCAAAACATGCGTGCTTTCAGTTGCGTAGCCCAACTCGGCAGCTTCACCGCCGCCGCGGCGCAACTGGATACGACCACCGCGAACGTGTCGCGGGCGGTCTCCAACCTGGAAGCCCATCTGCAAACCCGGCTGCTCAATCGCACCACCCGGCGCATCGCCCTGACCGAAGCCGGCAAGCGCTACCTGATGCGTTGCGAACAGATCCTCACCTACGTCGAGGAGGCCGAAGCCGAGGCCAGCGACGCCCATGCCCGCCCCGCCGGGCAGTTGAAAGTGCATTCGATGACCGGCGTGGGCCAGCACTTCGTGGTCGATGCCATCGCCCGCTACCGCGAATCGCACCCTGACGTGACCTTCGACCTGACCATGGCCAACCGCGTGCCTGACCTGCTCGACGAGGGTTACGACGTGTCCATCGTGCTGGCCACCGAACTGCCGGACTCAGGTTTCGTCTCGCAGCGCCTGGGCATCACCTACAGCATCGTCTGCGCGTCCCCGGAGTACGTGGCCAAGCATGGTTTCGCGCACAAGCCGGCCGACCTGCTCAAGCACGCCTGCCTGCGCATGGTCAGCCCAGTGATCCCGCTGGAAAAATGGCTGTTCGATGGTCCGGAAGGCCAGGAGCTGGTCAACATCACCACCTCGCCTTTCCAGGTCAACTCGGCCGATGCCATGAAGACCGCGATCCGCTGCGGCATGGGCATGGGCGTATTGCCGATCTACTCGGTAATCGACGGTTTGCGCGACGGCAGCCTGGTGCGGGTGTTGCCCGAGTATCGGTTGCAGGAGCTGAACCTGTACGCGATCTATCCGTCGCGCCAGTACCTGGACGCGAAGATCAAGACCTGGGTCGAGTACCTGCGCAATTCGCTGCCGGAGATATTGGCGGCCCACGAGGCCGACCTGAAGACCCATGAATTGTTGATCGCCAACTGA
- a CDS encoding glycosyltransferase family 2 protein, which yields MKLTLIVPVFNEEETLEHFYRTVREEPSLQGIIVEILFVNDGSVDATEAICADLARADEWVSVVNFSRNFGKESALFAGLEYADGDVVVPMDVDLQDPVELIATLIERWRNGAEVVLAKRRSRESDSALKRWTAGLYYRLHNRIASTSIEENVGDFRLLDRKVVVAIRQLPEQQLFMKGVLSWVGFRTEVVEYDRPQRVAGCSKFGFWRLWNLALDGITSFSTLPLRLWSYVGAVVSLCALAVAAYRIIDQLLHGSDAPGYPSLIVTMLFLGGVQLIGIGILGEYIGRIYQETKHRPRYVVREVIGRSASLHAHPCAAPTDDR from the coding sequence ATGAAACTGACCCTGATCGTCCCGGTATTCAACGAGGAGGAGACACTCGAGCACTTCTACCGCACGGTGCGTGAGGAGCCCTCCTTGCAGGGCATCATCGTCGAGATCCTGTTCGTGAACGATGGCAGCGTCGATGCCACCGAGGCCATTTGCGCGGACCTGGCCAGGGCCGACGAGTGGGTTTCTGTGGTCAACTTCTCGCGTAATTTCGGCAAGGAATCAGCGTTGTTCGCCGGTCTGGAGTATGCCGATGGCGATGTGGTGGTGCCGATGGATGTCGATCTACAAGATCCCGTCGAACTCATCGCCACCTTGATCGAGCGTTGGCGCAACGGCGCCGAAGTCGTCCTGGCCAAGCGCCGCAGCCGTGAATCGGACAGCGCATTGAAGCGCTGGACTGCCGGGCTGTACTACCGCCTGCACAACAGGATTGCCTCGACCTCGATCGAGGAAAACGTCGGCGACTTTCGCCTGCTGGACCGCAAGGTGGTGGTGGCGATCAGGCAACTGCCGGAGCAGCAGTTGTTCATGAAAGGCGTGTTGTCGTGGGTCGGCTTTCGTACCGAGGTCGTCGAGTACGACCGGCCACAGCGTGTCGCCGGCTGCAGCAAGTTCGGCTTCTGGCGACTGTGGAACCTGGCCCTCGATGGCATCACCTCGTTCAGCACCTTGCCGCTGCGGCTGTGGAGCTACGTCGGTGCCGTGGTGTCGCTGTGCGCCTTGGCGGTTGCCGCGTACCGGATCATCGACCAGTTGCTGCATGGTAGCGACGCGCCGGGCTACCCCTCGTTGATCGTGACCATGCTGTTTCTGGGTGGGGTGCAATTGATCGGCATCGGTATTCTCGGCGAGTACATCGGCCGCATCTACCAGGAGACCAAGCACCGGCCACGGTATGTAGTGCGTGAAGTCATAGGCCGCAGCGCGAGCCTTCATGCACACCCATGCGCTGCCCCGACAGACGATCGCTGA
- a CDS encoding DUF1656 domain-containing protein — translation MPREIAFHGVYMPTMTLMFLFALGLAWGLDRFIASHDGYRFFWHPALLRLSLFVCLFGALALSLYW, via the coding sequence ATGCCCCGTGAAATCGCCTTCCATGGCGTGTACATGCCCACCATGACCCTGATGTTCCTGTTCGCCCTGGGCCTGGCCTGGGGCCTGGACCGGTTCATCGCCAGCCATGACGGCTATCGCTTTTTCTGGCATCCGGCGCTGCTGCGCCTGTCCCTGTTCGTTTGTTTGTTCGGCGCCCTGGCGCTGTCGCTCTACTGGTGA
- a CDS encoding efflux transporter outer membrane subunit has translation MPRRIIRTLQAFSACALSFTLSGCIGTWGIAPESKTLQANTLTTDAAIRDAATDAHWPAQQWWQAYRDPQLDRWVALAVAGSPSLAMATARVREAKAMAGVVESAEKLQANGQASLKRHNWPEDQFYGPGELAGANTWDNNAAIGFSYALDLWGRERNASEQAVDQAHMSVAEARQAQLELQSNVVRAYIQLSLHFAQRDIVKAELEQQEQILALAKRRLDAGIGTHFEVSQAEAPLPETHRQIDSLDEEIALTRNQLAALAGKGPGEGAQLQRPSLALAAPLKLPSTLPAELVGQRPDVVASRWQVAAQARGIDVAHAGFFPNVDLVGSLGFMATGGGPLEFLTGRKFNYNVGPAISLPIFDGGRLRSQLGVASAGYDVAVARYNQTVVGALKNISDQLIRRESMKQQSHFAAESVAAAQKTYDIAMVAFQRGLTDYLNVLNAQTLLFRQQQIQQQVQAARLIAHAELVTALGGGLQAGNDVPREERQAAPRTPATLAIFDKKPDTAE, from the coding sequence GTGCCGCGTCGCATCATCAGAACGCTCCAAGCGTTCAGTGCCTGTGCCCTTAGCTTTACCTTGAGCGGCTGTATCGGAACTTGGGGCATCGCCCCTGAAAGCAAGACGCTGCAAGCCAACACCTTGACCACCGACGCGGCCATTCGCGACGCCGCGACCGATGCCCATTGGCCCGCCCAACAGTGGTGGCAAGCCTACCGCGATCCACAGCTGGACCGGTGGGTGGCCCTGGCCGTGGCCGGCAGCCCGAGCCTGGCCATGGCCACGGCGCGGGTCCGCGAAGCCAAGGCCATGGCCGGTGTGGTCGAGTCGGCCGAGAAGCTCCAGGCCAACGGCCAGGCCTCGCTCAAGCGCCACAACTGGCCCGAGGACCAGTTCTACGGCCCTGGTGAGTTGGCGGGTGCCAACACCTGGGACAACAACGCCGCCATCGGTTTCAGCTACGCCCTCGACTTGTGGGGCCGCGAACGCAACGCCAGCGAGCAGGCCGTGGACCAGGCGCACATGAGCGTGGCCGAAGCCCGCCAGGCCCAGCTCGAACTGCAGAGCAACGTGGTGCGTGCCTACATCCAGCTGAGCCTGCATTTTGCCCAGCGCGACATCGTCAAGGCCGAGCTCGAGCAGCAAGAGCAGATCCTGGCCCTGGCCAAGCGCCGCCTCGACGCCGGCATTGGCACCCATTTCGAAGTCAGCCAGGCCGAGGCGCCGCTGCCCGAGACCCATCGCCAGATCGACAGCCTCGACGAGGAAATCGCCCTGACCCGCAACCAGCTGGCCGCCCTCGCCGGCAAGGGGCCGGGGGAGGGTGCGCAGTTGCAGCGGCCCAGCCTGGCCTTGGCGGCGCCGCTCAAGCTGCCCTCGACGTTGCCTGCCGAGCTGGTCGGCCAGCGCCCCGACGTCGTCGCCAGCCGCTGGCAGGTCGCGGCCCAGGCGCGTGGCATCGACGTCGCCCACGCGGGCTTCTTCCCCAACGTCGACCTGGTCGGCAGCCTGGGCTTCATGGCTACCGGCGGTGGCCCGCTGGAATTCCTCACCGGGCGCAAGTTCAACTACAACGTCGGCCCGGCCATCAGCTTGCCGATCTTCGACGGCGGTCGCCTGCGCTCGCAACTGGGCGTGGCCTCGGCGGGGTACGACGTGGCCGTGGCGCGGTACAACCAGACCGTGGTCGGTGCGCTGAAGAACATTTCCGACCAGCTGATCCGCCGCGAATCGATGAAGCAACAGTCGCATTTTGCCGCTGAATCGGTAGCCGCCGCGCAGAAGACCTACGACATCGCCATGGTCGCCTTCCAGCGTGGCCTCACCGATTACCTCAATGTGCTCAACGCCCAGACCCTGTTGTTCCGTCAGCAGCAGATCCAGCAACAGGTGCAGGCCGCACGCCTGATCGCCCATGCCGAACTGGTGACGGCGCTGGGCGGCGGCCTGCAGGCCGGCAACGACGTGCCGCGCGAAGAGCGCCAGGCGGCGCCCAGGACCCCGGCCACCCTGGCCATTTTCGACAAGAAGCCGGACACCGCCGAATGA
- a CDS encoding HlyD family secretion protein encodes MKKFFSLIATLLVLAAAVAIGRQLWLHYMTTPWTRDGRVRADIINVAADVPGYVVDVPVKDNQRVKKGDLLIQIDPEHYQLAVEQAKALVASRKATWEMRKVNAKRRADLDNLVISKENRDDASNIANSAQADYQQAQAELAAAELNLKRTHIVATVDGYVTNLNIHKGDYARTGEAVMAVVDENSFWVYGFFEETKLPHVRVGDQAELQMMSGERIKGHVESIARGIYDRDNPQSRELIADVNPTFNWVRLAQRVPVRIHIDEVPEGFLLAAGTTCTVVVKPSEEP; translated from the coding sequence ATGAAAAAGTTCTTCAGCCTGATCGCTACCTTGTTGGTGCTGGCCGCTGCCGTGGCGATCGGTCGCCAGTTGTGGCTGCACTACATGACCACGCCGTGGACCCGCGACGGTCGCGTGCGCGCCGATATCATCAACGTCGCCGCCGATGTGCCGGGTTATGTGGTGGATGTACCGGTCAAGGATAACCAGCGAGTGAAGAAGGGCGACCTGTTGATCCAGATCGACCCCGAGCATTACCAGCTGGCGGTGGAGCAGGCCAAGGCCCTGGTCGCTTCGCGCAAGGCCACCTGGGAAATGCGCAAGGTCAACGCCAAGCGCCGCGCCGACCTGGACAACCTGGTGATCTCCAAGGAAAACCGCGACGATGCCAGCAACATCGCCAACTCCGCCCAGGCCGACTACCAGCAGGCCCAGGCCGAGCTGGCCGCGGCCGAACTGAACCTCAAGCGCACTCACATCGTCGCCACCGTCGATGGCTACGTGACCAACCTGAACATCCACAAAGGCGACTACGCCCGTACCGGTGAAGCGGTGATGGCGGTGGTCGACGAGAACTCGTTCTGGGTCTATGGCTTCTTCGAGGAAACCAAGCTGCCGCACGTCAGGGTCGGTGACCAGGCCGAGCTGCAGATGATGAGTGGCGAGCGTATCAAGGGGCATGTGGAGAGCATCGCCCGCGGCATCTACGACCGCGACAACCCGCAGAGCCGCGAGCTGATCGCCGATGTGAACCCGACCTTCAACTGGGTGCGGCTGGCGCAGCGGGTACCGGTGCGGATTCATATCGATGAAGTGCCGGAGGGCTTTTTGCTGGCGGCGGGGACGACCTGTACGGTGGTGGTGAAGCCAAGCGAGGAGCCCTGA
- a CDS encoding FUSC family protein, giving the protein MSTSSLPVRWLQSLEWRRGFFAWARTDGVTWVYIFKVLAAAFITLWLAMRLELPQPRTAMITVFIVMQPQSGHVFAKSFYRVLGTLAGSAMMVALIAIFPQNTELFLPSLALWVGLCSAGAMRYRTFRAYGFVLAGYTAAMIGLPVLQHPDQAFMAAVWRVLEIALGILVSTFVSAAILPQSASAAMRNALYQRFGVFAGVVVEALRGDSQRDRFETSNVRFVAEAVGLESLRNVTAFEDPHMRRRSGRLVRMNSEFMAITTRFNALHRLIERLRARGPAQIVSAIEPGLDTLIELLQPYVGRALTDADALRLTLELAAYKEGLQAQVRGLRADYLATDPSESDLLDFHTAFELLYRFVDEMFSYAETHASLAAHRHEREQWDEPYVAQTSWLVSLAAGLRASAVLLLLGSYWLLSDWPSGAMMTLIATVTVGLSAASPNPKRMSFQMACGTAFGAFIGFFETFFVFPWIDGFPLLCMVLAPVFVLGAFLSSRPAYAGYGIGLLVFFAIGSVPNNLTVYDPYTFINDYIGMVIGMFVCAAAGAIILPPNSRWLWSRLEQELREQVLFAIGGRLRGLGSAFESRTRDLLHQAYGLAAGKPKVQSELMGWMFTVLEIGHAVIELRKEQARAPIHPAYAESQPWRQAIRVMGRALTRLFLQPSASNHERALVAVDHAISRVQATDEPFARHFDTSVLRRVQSYLHFIRSSLLDPQSPLAPAKGLHDAP; this is encoded by the coding sequence ATGAGCACTTCCAGTTTGCCCGTGCGCTGGCTGCAGAGCCTGGAGTGGCGCCGGGGCTTCTTTGCCTGGGCGCGCACCGATGGGGTGACCTGGGTCTACATCTTCAAGGTGCTGGCCGCAGCGTTCATCACCCTGTGGCTGGCCATGCGCCTGGAGCTGCCGCAGCCGCGCACGGCGATGATCACCGTGTTCATCGTCATGCAGCCGCAGAGCGGGCATGTGTTCGCCAAGAGCTTCTACCGGGTGCTCGGTACCTTGGCCGGCTCGGCGATGATGGTGGCATTGATCGCCATCTTCCCGCAGAACACCGAGCTGTTCCTGCCCAGCCTGGCGCTGTGGGTGGGCTTGTGCTCGGCCGGCGCCATGCGCTACCGCACCTTCCGCGCCTATGGCTTCGTGCTGGCGGGCTACACCGCGGCGATGATCGGCCTGCCGGTGCTGCAACACCCTGACCAGGCGTTCATGGCTGCTGTTTGGCGGGTGCTGGAAATCGCCCTGGGCATCCTCGTGTCGACCTTCGTCAGCGCCGCGATCCTGCCGCAGTCGGCCAGCGCGGCCATGCGCAACGCCTTGTACCAGCGCTTTGGCGTATTCGCCGGGGTGGTGGTCGAAGCCCTGCGTGGCGACAGCCAGCGCGACCGCTTCGAAACCAGCAACGTGCGCTTCGTCGCCGAGGCGGTAGGGCTTGAGAGCCTGCGCAACGTCACCGCCTTCGAAGACCCGCACATGCGCCGCCGCTCTGGCCGCCTGGTGCGCATGAACAGCGAGTTCATGGCCATCACCACGCGCTTCAACGCCTTGCACCGGCTGATCGAGCGTCTGCGTGCACGCGGGCCTGCGCAGATCGTCAGTGCCATCGAGCCAGGCCTCGATACCTTGATCGAGCTGCTGCAACCTTACGTCGGCCGCGCCCTGACCGACGCCGACGCGCTGCGCCTGACCCTCGAGCTTGCCGCCTACAAGGAAGGCCTGCAGGCCCAGGTGCGCGGCCTGCGCGCCGACTACCTGGCCACCGACCCCAGCGAGTCCGATCTGCTCGACTTCCATACCGCCTTCGAGTTGCTGTACCGCTTCGTCGATGAGATGTTCAGCTACGCCGAGACCCACGCCTCGCTGGCCGCGCACCGGCACGAGCGGGAGCAATGGGACGAGCCCTACGTGGCGCAGACCAGCTGGCTGGTGTCGCTTGCCGCAGGCCTGCGGGCGTCGGCGGTGCTGCTGCTGCTGGGCAGCTACTGGCTGCTCAGCGACTGGCCCAGCGGGGCCATGATGACCCTGATCGCCACGGTCACCGTGGGCCTTTCGGCGGCCTCGCCCAACCCCAAGCGGATGTCCTTCCAGATGGCCTGCGGCACGGCGTTCGGTGCCTTCATCGGCTTCTTCGAAACCTTCTTCGTGTTCCCCTGGATCGACGGTTTCCCGCTGTTGTGCATGGTCCTGGCGCCGGTGTTCGTGCTCGGTGCGTTTCTCTCGTCACGGCCTGCCTACGCAGGTTACGGGATTGGCTTGCTGGTGTTCTTCGCCATCGGCTCGGTGCCCAACAACCTCACCGTCTATGACCCGTACACCTTCATCAACGACTACATCGGCATGGTCATCGGCATGTTCGTCTGCGCCGCAGCCGGGGCGATCATCCTGCCGCCCAACAGTCGCTGGTTGTGGAGCCGCCTGGAGCAGGAACTGCGCGAGCAGGTGTTGTTCGCCATCGGCGGGCGCCTGCGCGGGCTCGGCTCGGCGTTCGAGAGCCGTACCCGCGACCTGCTGCACCAGGCGTATGGCCTGGCCGCCGGCAAACCCAAGGTGCAGAGCGAGCTGATGGGCTGGATGTTCACCGTGCTGGAGATCGGCCACGCCGTCATCGAGCTGCGCAAGGAGCAGGCACGTGCGCCGATCCACCCGGCCTATGCCGAATCGCAGCCGTGGCGCCAGGCCATCCGGGTCATGGGGCGGGCGCTGACGCGGTTGTTCCTGCAGCCCAGTGCCAGCAATCACGAGCGCGCCCTGGTGGCGGTGGATCACGCCATCAGCCGTGTGCAGGCCACCGACGAGCCATTCGCCCGGCACTTCGACACCTCGGTGCTGCGCCGCGTGCAGAGCTACCTGCACTTCATCCGTTCTTCCCTGCTCGACCCACAGTCGCCGTTGGCCCCGGCGAAAGGATTGCACGATGCTCCCTGA
- a CDS encoding 2-hydroxyacid dehydrogenase has protein sequence MKKTVLAFSRITPAMAERLQQDFNVILPNPKLGDINAQFNEALPEAHGLIGVGRKLGRAQLEGAGKLEVVSSVSVGYDNYDLDYFNERGIALTNTPDVLTESTADLGFSLIMGCARRTAELDAWTKAGNWTATIAPPHFGSDVHGKTLGIVGMGNIGAAVARRGRFGFNMSILYAGNSRKTALEQELGAQYRSLEQLLAESDFVCIVVPLSDATRKLIGARELKLMKPSAFLINIARGPVVDEAALVEALQQGTLRGAGLDVYEKEPLAESPLFQLPNALTLPHIGSATAETREAMANRAMDNLRAALLGERPRDLVNPQVWKAR, from the coding sequence ATGAAAAAGACCGTCCTGGCCTTCAGCCGCATCACCCCGGCCATGGCCGAGCGCCTGCAGCAAGATTTCAACGTGATCCTGCCGAACCCCAAGCTCGGCGACATCAATGCCCAGTTCAATGAAGCCCTGCCCGAGGCCCACGGCCTGATCGGCGTCGGCCGCAAGCTGGGCCGCGCGCAGCTCGAAGGTGCCGGCAAGCTGGAAGTGGTGTCGAGCGTATCGGTCGGCTACGACAACTACGACCTGGACTACTTCAACGAGCGCGGCATCGCCCTGACCAACACGCCCGACGTGCTCACCGAAAGTACCGCAGACCTCGGCTTCTCGCTGATCATGGGCTGCGCACGCCGCACCGCCGAACTGGACGCCTGGACCAAGGCCGGCAACTGGACCGCGACCATCGCCCCGCCGCATTTCGGCAGCGACGTGCACGGCAAGACCTTGGGCATCGTCGGCATGGGCAACATCGGCGCGGCCGTGGCCCGTCGCGGTCGCTTTGGCTTCAACATGTCGATCCTGTATGCCGGCAACAGCCGCAAGACTGCGCTGGAACAGGAACTAGGCGCGCAGTACCGCAGCCTGGAGCAACTGCTGGCCGAGTCCGATTTCGTCTGCATCGTGGTGCCGCTGTCCGACGCCACGCGCAAGCTGATCGGTGCCCGTGAACTCAAATTGATGAAGCCCAGCGCCTTCCTGATCAACATCGCCCGTGGCCCGGTGGTCGACGAAGCGGCGCTGGTCGAAGCCTTGCAACAGGGCACCCTCCGTGGCGCCGGCCTGGACGTGTACGAAAAGGAGCCGCTGGCCGAATCGCCACTGTTCCAGTTGCCCAATGCCCTGACCCTGCCGCACATTGGCTCGGCCACCGCCGAAACCCGCGAGGCCATGGCCAACCGGGCGATGGACAACCTACGCGCGGCGCTGCTGGGTGAGCGGCCACGCGACCTGGTCAACCCGCAGGTGTGGAAAGCCCGCTGA
- a CDS encoding universal stress protein — translation MPRPVLIAIDASPAASALLALALRYCRPDEHELHVLLAIDSTFAVHDKPAPYTAEELEEYPAACEEQRLGDSAVTDAVRQLQAAGFAAHGCMVAGQPVDAIVDKANELNCELIVMGHRHLSRLGRLLDPSISAKVIDLVQVPVLVGAAS, via the coding sequence ATGCCCCGTCCAGTCCTGATCGCCATCGATGCCTCCCCCGCCGCCAGCGCCCTGCTCGCCTTGGCCCTGCGCTACTGCCGCCCCGACGAGCACGAACTGCACGTACTGCTGGCCATCGACTCGACCTTCGCCGTGCACGACAAGCCCGCGCCCTACACCGCCGAGGAACTGGAGGAATACCCAGCCGCCTGCGAAGAACAACGCCTGGGCGACAGCGCCGTGACCGATGCCGTGCGCCAACTGCAAGCCGCCGGCTTCGCGGCCCACGGCTGCATGGTCGCCGGCCAGCCCGTCGATGCCATCGTCGACAAGGCCAATGAACTGAACTGCGAGTTGATCGTCATGGGTCACCGCCACCTGTCTCGACTGGGGCGGCTGCTGGATCCGTCGATCAGCGCCAAGGTGATCGACCTGGTGCAGGTGCCAGTGCTGGTCGGGGCTGCTTCCTAG